The Amycolatopsis sp. DG1A-15b genome window below encodes:
- a CDS encoding MBOAT family protein, with protein MSFVSPLFLWYFMPAVLIAVLVLPRSWRNGIIAVASLLFYTIGAGGFVFLLLGCMVVNFLAGPLLAPSPWDVHGLRRRRILIAVVSLDVAVLLIWKYAGFATQQIAAVAHWFGGSVPVASLVVPIGISFYTFHHISYVVDIYRGERQALRNPVSFAAYIAMFPQLVAGPIVRFREIADQLPQLRSHRLDDIAAGFPRFALGLCKKTIIADSLGPLVDACFKVPSDQMTFATAWLGAIGYTLQLFFDFSGYSDMAIGLGRMLGFRLPENFARPYSSVTITEFWRRWHMSLSRWFRDYVYIPLGGNRHGAAKTYRNLCIVFVLTGFWHGAQWTFLVWGCYHGALLVIERRFGLDLDPSTPWKRYLRRALTMLLVVIGWVFFRSPDLGHALSMLGHMLIPDFEGLGTGVEQAFTNQRLVLLLAALAVFALPAHPVTGPLLESSRSRPATALRIGVMTVGLLYAAILIATGTFSPFLYYQF; from the coding sequence ATGTCGTTCGTTTCGCCACTCTTCCTGTGGTACTTCATGCCGGCGGTACTCATCGCCGTGCTGGTGCTCCCGCGGAGCTGGCGAAACGGCATCATCGCGGTCGCCAGCCTGCTGTTCTACACGATCGGCGCCGGCGGGTTCGTGTTCCTGCTGCTCGGCTGCATGGTCGTCAACTTCCTGGCCGGACCGCTCCTGGCCCCGAGCCCTTGGGACGTCCACGGCCTCCGAAGGCGCCGGATCCTCATCGCGGTGGTGTCGCTGGACGTCGCGGTGCTGCTGATCTGGAAGTACGCGGGTTTCGCGACCCAGCAGATCGCGGCGGTGGCCCACTGGTTCGGCGGCAGCGTGCCGGTGGCGAGCCTGGTGGTCCCGATCGGCATCTCGTTCTACACGTTCCACCACATCTCGTACGTGGTGGACATCTACCGCGGCGAGCGCCAAGCCCTGCGCAACCCGGTGTCGTTCGCGGCGTACATCGCGATGTTCCCGCAGCTGGTGGCGGGCCCGATCGTGCGGTTCCGGGAGATCGCCGACCAGCTCCCCCAGCTGCGGTCCCACCGCCTGGACGACATCGCGGCGGGCTTCCCCCGGTTCGCGCTGGGCCTGTGCAAGAAGACGATCATCGCGGACTCACTGGGCCCATTGGTCGACGCGTGTTTCAAGGTCCCCTCGGACCAGATGACGTTCGCCACGGCCTGGCTGGGCGCGATCGGCTACACCCTCCAGCTGTTCTTCGACTTCTCGGGTTATTCGGACATGGCCATCGGCCTCGGCCGCATGCTGGGCTTCCGGCTGCCGGAGAACTTCGCGAGGCCGTATTCTTCGGTGACGATCACGGAGTTCTGGCGCCGCTGGCACATGAGCTTGAGCCGCTGGTTCCGCGACTACGTGTACATCCCCCTGGGCGGCAACCGCCACGGAGCGGCGAAGACGTACCGCAACCTCTGCATTGTGTTCGTCCTGACGGGCTTCTGGCACGGAGCCCAGTGGACGTTCCTGGTGTGGGGCTGCTACCACGGAGCCCTCTTGGTGATCGAGCGCCGCTTCGGCCTGGACTTGGACCCGTCGACCCCGTGGAAGCGTTACCTCCGCAGGGCCCTGACGATGCTGCTGGTGGTGATCGGCTGGGTGTTCTTCCGCTCCCCGGACCTGGGCCACGCGCTGTCAATGCTCGGCCACATGCTGATCCCCGACTTCGAAGGCCTCGGAACAGGAGTGGAGCAGGCCTTCACCAACCAGCGCCTGGTCCTCCTCCTGGCCGCACTGGCGGTGTTCGCACTGCCGGCCCACCCGGTAACGGGCCCCCTGTTGGAGTCATCCCGAAGCCGCCCGGCAACGGCCTTGCGCATCGGAGTGATGACGGTGGGCCTGCTGTACGCGGCAATCCTGATCGCAACGGGAACATTCAGCCCGTTCTTGTACTACCAGTTCTAA
- a CDS encoding histidine phosphatase family protein codes for MLTTRYLFLTRHGEAGPDGRLTEAGRRQAVLLGRRLRDVPVTSIHHGPLPRAAQTAHFVAGQLPGVPLHVDKAAGDFVPYAPKREELPETSGDLLLAFARQFPPADEELAAEAERRFSGPVPGSEPRYEVLVTHNFLVGWLIRASQDAPPWRWLTLTHANAGLTVIRYSPGRPAALLTYNDLSHLPAELRWTGFPPDFYVP; via the coding sequence GTGCTGACCACGCGGTACCTCTTCCTCACCCGTCACGGTGAAGCGGGACCGGACGGAAGGCTCACCGAAGCCGGCCGGCGCCAAGCCGTTCTGCTCGGACGCCGCCTCCGCGACGTCCCGGTCACCTCGATCCACCACGGGCCCCTGCCGCGCGCCGCACAGACCGCCCACTTCGTGGCCGGCCAGCTCCCGGGCGTTCCCCTCCACGTCGACAAAGCGGCCGGCGACTTCGTCCCGTACGCGCCGAAGCGCGAGGAACTCCCGGAGACCTCCGGCGATCTCCTGCTCGCCTTCGCCCGCCAATTCCCGCCCGCCGACGAAGAACTGGCCGCCGAAGCCGAACGCCGGTTCAGCGGCCCCGTGCCGGGAAGTGAGCCGCGGTACGAAGTCCTCGTCACGCACAACTTCCTCGTCGGCTGGCTCATCCGCGCGTCACAGGACGCACCGCCGTGGCGCTGGCTCACCCTCACCCACGCCAACGCCGGCCTGACCGTCATCCGGTACTCCCCGGGACGGCCCGCCGCACTGCTGACCTACAACGACCTGAGCCACCTCCCCGCCGAACTGCGCTGGACCGGCTTCCCACCCGACTTCTACGTTCCGTAA
- a CDS encoding transglutaminase-like domain-containing protein produces MNPTPTPTSDRLSDYLAADAVVDHEHPSIRALADALRPGGDDPAEAAEAAFLFVRDEVEHVMDAADPRVTWRASDVLRERVGICHAKAHLLAALLRAQGIPAGFCYQELSVLHGLNAVYLHGKWSRLDARGNRTGAGGEFSLDAEKLAWPVNLARGERDHPEIHPAPAPVVVDFLMTVEPGPDWYEKGLPRTL; encoded by the coding sequence ATGAATCCCACGCCAACGCCCACCTCCGATCGGCTGAGCGACTACCTCGCCGCCGACGCCGTCGTCGACCACGAGCACCCGTCGATCCGCGCGCTGGCCGACGCTCTGCGTCCCGGCGGCGACGATCCCGCCGAGGCCGCCGAAGCCGCGTTCCTCTTCGTCCGGGACGAGGTCGAGCACGTCATGGACGCGGCCGACCCGCGGGTCACCTGGCGAGCGTCGGACGTCCTGCGCGAGCGCGTCGGGATCTGCCACGCCAAGGCGCACCTGCTCGCCGCTTTGCTGCGGGCACAAGGGATTCCGGCCGGTTTCTGCTACCAGGAGCTCTCCGTGCTGCACGGGCTGAATGCCGTGTACCTGCACGGGAAGTGGTCGCGGCTCGACGCCCGCGGCAACCGCACGGGCGCCGGCGGCGAGTTTTCGCTCGACGCGGAAAAACTGGCCTGGCCGGTCAACCTCGCCCGCGGTGAACGCGATCACCCGGAGATCCACCCGGCGCCCGCCCCGGTCGTGGTGGATTTCCTGATGACCGTCGAACCGGGCCCCGACTGGTACGAAAAGGGGCTTCCGCGCACGCTTTGA
- a CDS encoding HD family phosphohydrolase produces the protein MRTQESTIDHVIVGAVEDRVHRLCRQYADRLQFHGWHHVSFVRAKAAGFARHNGADEAVVEVAALVHDVNYLVLRNSPAAAGRSLRLEILAECGVLPRIARWIDEIVDEAEMATRGRDISLEAQALSDADTLFKALPVTPVVLAHRYLRENGLSLRELAHKIVGEQCDVHDEGYYFYNPEAAATYSRWATANLQLWQCIKEAVDDPTVAELLDAVAS, from the coding sequence ATGCGCACGCAGGAAAGCACGATCGACCACGTGATCGTCGGCGCCGTCGAAGACCGGGTCCACCGGCTCTGCCGGCAGTACGCCGACCGGCTGCAATTCCACGGCTGGCACCACGTGAGCTTCGTCCGCGCGAAGGCGGCCGGGTTCGCCCGGCACAACGGCGCCGACGAAGCGGTGGTGGAAGTGGCCGCGCTGGTGCACGACGTCAACTACCTGGTGCTCCGGAACTCACCCGCCGCGGCGGGCCGGAGCCTGCGGCTGGAAATCCTCGCCGAATGCGGCGTCCTGCCGCGGATCGCGCGGTGGATCGACGAGATCGTCGACGAAGCGGAAATGGCCACCCGCGGCCGGGACATTTCCCTGGAAGCGCAGGCGCTGAGCGACGCGGACACGTTGTTCAAGGCACTGCCGGTGACGCCGGTGGTGCTGGCGCACCGGTACCTGCGCGAGAACGGGCTGAGCCTGCGCGAACTGGCGCACAAGATCGTCGGCGAGCAGTGCGACGTCCACGACGAGGGCTACTACTTCTACAACCCGGAGGCGGCGGCCACGTACTCGCGCTGGGCGACGGCGAACCTGCAGCTGTGGCAGTGCATCAAGGAGGCGGTCGACGACCCGACGGTGGCGGAGCTGCTGGACGCGGTCGCTTCCTAG
- a CDS encoding class II aldolase/adducin family protein: protein MILETERAAVCAYARRMVGDGLVVGTSGNVSLRAGDLVAVTPTGVAYSSLTPGDIAVVDLGGQVVDGSLRPTSELPMHLSVYWDVRDPDGEPVTAVVHTHSPHATAVSTLVREVPPIHYIVATIGPSVRVARYATYGTPELAAAVLEALEGRRGCLMANHGTLTYGDGLEAAYHRAQQLEWACRVWLLAQSAGRPSLLPPPEVANVVERLRGYGQG from the coding sequence ATGATCCTCGAGACCGAGCGGGCCGCCGTGTGCGCCTATGCGCGCCGGATGGTCGGTGATGGCCTGGTCGTCGGTACCTCCGGCAACGTCTCCCTGCGGGCCGGTGATCTCGTCGCCGTCACGCCCACCGGGGTTGCCTACTCGAGCCTGACCCCCGGCGACATCGCCGTCGTCGATCTCGGGGGGCAGGTTGTCGATGGTTCGCTCAGGCCGACCAGTGAACTGCCGATGCACCTGTCCGTGTACTGGGACGTTCGTGACCCGGACGGTGAGCCCGTCACGGCCGTCGTGCACACGCACTCGCCGCACGCCACCGCCGTCTCGACGCTCGTGCGTGAGGTTCCGCCGATCCACTACATCGTCGCCACCATCGGTCCCTCGGTGCGCGTCGCGCGCTACGCCACCTACGGCACGCCGGAGCTCGCGGCCGCCGTGCTCGAGGCGCTCGAAGGGCGCCGCGGGTGCCTGATGGCCAACCACGGCACCCTCACCTACGGTGACGGCCTCGAGGCCGCCTACCACCGCGCCCAGCAGCTCGAATGGGCCTGCCGCGTGTGGCTGCTCGCGCAGAGCGCCGGCCGGCCCAGCCTGCTGCCGCCGCCCGAGGTCGCCAACGTCGTCGAACGGCTGCGGGGCTACGGACAGGGCTAG
- a CDS encoding DUF445 family protein, whose amino-acid sequence MPLIAALIGYLTKRVAIEMMFRPLEFAGVGPFGWQGVIPANARRMATTAVDLLTRNLVDPQEIFARLDPEEMVKELEPPLLKAVEEVTREVMETYQPRFWELLPARAQRLLVDQVRAQAPAVVKRLLREVSANVDDVLDVNDMLINAMVRDKSLTCRLIREVAAPEFRFIARSGIWFGFVIGLVQLAAWALTKEPLIMPVFGFVTGFVTDWLALKMIFYPRTPRGFGVFRWQGMFQKRRQEVAADYGALIADEVLTVRNVMEAVLTGPRADKLFAMVTREVQRTIDAQASIAKPLVALTIGGRQYQEMKRAAAAKAIEFLPETVKHVESYATGALDVRNTIVTKMQQLTPLEFEGILRPAFKQDEWKLIAVGAVIGGLVGELQVLLLLG is encoded by the coding sequence ATGCCGCTCATCGCCGCGCTGATCGGCTACCTGACCAAGCGCGTCGCCATCGAAATGATGTTCCGGCCCCTGGAGTTCGCCGGCGTCGGACCCTTCGGCTGGCAGGGCGTCATCCCGGCGAACGCGCGGCGGATGGCCACCACGGCCGTCGACCTGCTGACCCGCAACCTCGTCGACCCGCAGGAGATCTTCGCCCGGCTCGACCCGGAAGAAATGGTCAAAGAGCTCGAACCGCCCCTGCTGAAGGCCGTCGAAGAGGTCACGCGGGAGGTCATGGAGACCTACCAGCCGCGGTTTTGGGAACTGCTGCCGGCGCGGGCGCAGCGGCTGCTCGTCGACCAGGTCCGCGCGCAGGCGCCGGCCGTCGTCAAGCGGCTGCTGCGGGAGGTCTCGGCCAACGTCGACGACGTCCTCGACGTCAACGACATGCTGATCAACGCCATGGTCCGCGACAAATCGCTGACCTGCCGGCTGATCCGCGAGGTCGCCGCCCCCGAGTTCCGGTTCATCGCGCGCTCGGGGATCTGGTTCGGGTTCGTGATCGGGCTCGTCCAGTTGGCCGCCTGGGCGTTGACGAAAGAGCCGCTCATCATGCCGGTCTTCGGTTTCGTCACGGGCTTCGTCACGGACTGGCTCGCCCTCAAGATGATCTTCTACCCGCGCACGCCCCGCGGGTTCGGCGTCTTCCGCTGGCAGGGCATGTTCCAGAAGCGCCGCCAGGAGGTCGCCGCCGACTACGGTGCGCTGATCGCCGACGAGGTGCTCACCGTGCGGAACGTGATGGAGGCAGTGCTCACCGGGCCGCGTGCCGACAAGCTGTTCGCCATGGTCACCCGCGAGGTCCAGCGCACCATCGACGCCCAGGCGAGCATCGCCAAGCCGCTGGTCGCGCTGACCATCGGCGGCCGGCAGTACCAGGAGATGAAGCGCGCGGCCGCCGCCAAAGCGATCGAGTTCCTCCCCGAAACGGTGAAACACGTCGAGAGCTACGCCACCGGCGCACTCGACGTCCGGAACACGATCGTCACGAAGATGCAGCAGCTGACCCCGCTCGAGTTCGAGGGCATCCTGCGGCCGGCCTTCAAGCAGGACGAGTGGAAGCTGATCGCCGTCGGCGCGGTCATCGGCGGCCTGGTGGGGGAACTGCAGGTGCTCCTCCTGCTCGGGTAG
- a CDS encoding DUF445 domain-containing protein, with product MDAVLHDLALHWPLYAAMPFIAALIGYVTKRVAIEMMFRPLEFVGIPPLLGWQGVVPKHGGRMAAVATELLTANLLDLKEVLGRIDPVIITSELEQPLLRAVDHTAREVLAEHHPRLWEVLPTLAQELLIKQVQASAPRLVREFLDDVRENLDEVLDVQHMTVQRLTRDKKLLVRLIRETSRPEMAFIARMGIYFGFGLGLVQTIVWAFTREPWVLPIFGGVIGLCTDWLAIKLIFVPREPVRVGRVIFQGKFQRRRAEVARQYGELIANEVLTVQNLLDAILRGPRADRLAARVEHLVSEAVDAQMPLAWTVGGTRLREMKQAAARKALEQLPDTARYAEGYLTEAMDVAKVIEQRMLALTPLEFEGLLRPAFRQDEWKLIAVGGVIGFVVGELQVLLMLG from the coding sequence ATGGACGCTGTCCTGCACGACCTCGCCCTGCACTGGCCGCTGTACGCCGCGATGCCGTTCATCGCCGCGCTGATCGGGTACGTCACCAAGCGCGTCGCCATCGAGATGATGTTCCGGCCGCTGGAGTTCGTCGGCATCCCGCCGCTGCTCGGCTGGCAGGGCGTCGTCCCGAAGCACGGCGGGCGGATGGCCGCGGTCGCGACCGAGCTGCTGACGGCGAACCTGCTGGACCTCAAAGAGGTCCTGGGCCGGATCGACCCGGTGATCATCACCAGCGAGCTGGAACAGCCGCTGCTGCGCGCGGTCGACCACACCGCGCGCGAGGTGCTGGCCGAGCACCACCCGCGGCTGTGGGAGGTCCTGCCGACGCTGGCGCAGGAGCTGCTGATCAAGCAGGTCCAGGCGTCGGCGCCGCGGCTGGTGCGGGAGTTCCTCGACGACGTCCGCGAGAACCTCGACGAGGTGCTCGACGTCCAGCACATGACGGTCCAGCGGCTGACCCGGGACAAGAAGCTGCTGGTGCGGCTGATCCGCGAGACGTCCCGCCCGGAGATGGCGTTCATCGCGCGGATGGGCATCTACTTCGGGTTCGGGCTGGGCCTCGTGCAGACGATCGTGTGGGCGTTCACGCGCGAGCCGTGGGTGCTGCCGATCTTCGGCGGGGTCATCGGGCTGTGCACCGACTGGCTGGCGATCAAGCTGATCTTCGTCCCCCGCGAGCCGGTGCGCGTGGGCCGGGTGATCTTCCAGGGCAAGTTCCAGCGCCGGCGGGCCGAGGTGGCGCGGCAGTACGGCGAGCTGATCGCGAACGAGGTCCTGACGGTCCAGAACCTGCTGGACGCGATCCTGCGCGGCCCCCGCGCCGACCGGCTGGCCGCGCGGGTGGAGCACCTGGTGTCGGAAGCGGTCGACGCGCAGATGCCCCTGGCCTGGACGGTGGGCGGCACGCGCCTGCGCGAGATGAAGCAGGCGGCGGCCCGGAAGGCGCTGGAGCAGCTGCCGGACACCGCCCGCTACGCGGAGGGGTACCTCACCGAGGCGATGGACGTCGCGAAGGTGATCGAGCAGCGGATGCTGGCGTTGACACCACTGGAGTTCGAGGGCCTGCTGCGGCCGGCGTTCCGGCAGGACGAGTGGAAGCTCATCGCCGTCGGCGGGGTGATCGGGTTCGTGGTCGGGGAGCTGCAGGTCCTGCTGATGCTGGGCTGA
- a CDS encoding metal ABC transporter permease, whose protein sequence is MDLFDFGKTWELITELDGVQTALLAAAILGLVAGVLGPLIVMRRMSFAVHGTSELAFTGGAAALLLGIGVEYGALIGAVVAALLLGILGARDADRDSVIGVILSFGLGLGVLFLALYKGRQGNKFGILTGQIITIDSTNLTLFVVSSVVVLAVLALVYRPLLFASVDRNVAVARGVPVKTLTVVFALLVGVSTALSVKVVGSLLVVALMVTPAAAAARVTASPWKATVLSVVFAEVSAIGGIVLSLAPGLPVSAFVTAISFLIYVVCRVLAWQRDRRTKVRAVDPAPDLVAAA, encoded by the coding sequence TTGGATCTGTTCGACTTCGGCAAGACCTGGGAGCTGATCACCGAGCTCGACGGCGTGCAGACGGCGCTGCTGGCGGCGGCGATCCTCGGCCTGGTGGCGGGCGTGCTGGGCCCGCTGATCGTGATGCGGCGGATGTCGTTCGCCGTGCACGGCACGTCCGAGCTGGCGTTCACCGGCGGCGCGGCGGCCCTGCTGCTCGGGATCGGCGTCGAGTACGGCGCGCTGATCGGCGCGGTGGTGGCGGCCCTGCTGCTGGGCATCCTCGGCGCCCGCGACGCCGACCGCGACTCGGTGATCGGCGTGATCCTGTCCTTCGGGCTGGGGCTGGGCGTGCTGTTCCTGGCGCTCTACAAAGGACGGCAGGGGAACAAGTTCGGGATCCTGACCGGCCAGATCATCACGATCGACTCCACGAACCTGACGTTGTTCGTGGTGTCGTCGGTGGTGGTGCTGGCGGTGCTAGCGCTGGTGTACCGGCCGCTGCTGTTCGCTTCGGTGGACCGGAACGTGGCCGTGGCGCGCGGGGTACCGGTGAAGACGCTGACGGTGGTGTTCGCGCTGCTGGTGGGCGTCTCGACGGCGCTGAGCGTGAAGGTGGTCGGTTCGCTGCTGGTGGTGGCCCTGATGGTGACGCCCGCCGCGGCCGCGGCCCGCGTGACGGCGTCGCCGTGGAAGGCGACGGTGCTGTCGGTGGTCTTCGCCGAGGTGTCGGCGATCGGCGGGATCGTGCTGTCGCTGGCCCCGGGGCTCCCGGTGAGCGCGTTCGTGACGGCGATTTCGTTCTTGATCTACGTGGTGTGCCGGGTCCTGGCCTGGCAGCGCGATCGCCGGACGAAGGTCCGGGCGGTCGACCCGGCCCCGGACCTCGTCGCGGCGGCGTGA
- a CDS encoding metal ABC transporter ATP-binding protein, translated as MAPVSDDVRPAVRVRGAGLAFGPRTLWSGLDLVVEPGEFLAVLGPNGSGKSSFLKALLGMQDLSAGTVEIAGGRPGGANRKIGYIPQQRAIDESLTLRGVDLVGLGLDGHRWGFGLAGMAARRRLVASAVSAVGATRYAKQPVGRLSGGEQQRLRVAQALVGDPEVLLCDEPLLSLDLAHQRAISELIDSRRRSAGTAVLFVTHEINPVLPFVDRVLYLVNGQFRIGKPDEVMTTETLSQLYGTRVEVLKVGGQIHIAGAQSSLCEGEPHHHEHDVEEQVG; from the coding sequence ATGGCACCCGTATCGGACGACGTACGCCCCGCGGTCCGGGTCCGCGGGGCGGGTCTCGCCTTCGGTCCGCGCACCCTCTGGTCGGGGCTGGACCTCGTCGTCGAGCCGGGCGAGTTCCTCGCCGTGCTGGGTCCGAACGGCTCCGGGAAGAGCAGCTTCCTCAAGGCGCTCCTCGGTATGCAGGACCTGTCGGCCGGCACGGTCGAGATCGCGGGCGGCCGTCCGGGCGGCGCGAACCGCAAGATCGGGTACATCCCGCAGCAGCGCGCGATCGACGAGTCGCTGACGCTGCGCGGCGTCGACCTGGTCGGGCTGGGCCTCGACGGGCACCGCTGGGGCTTCGGGCTGGCCGGCATGGCGGCCCGGCGTCGTCTGGTCGCTTCGGCTGTTTCCGCCGTCGGGGCCACGCGGTACGCGAAGCAGCCGGTCGGCCGGTTGTCCGGCGGCGAGCAGCAGCGGCTGCGGGTGGCGCAGGCCCTGGTCGGCGACCCCGAGGTGCTGCTGTGCGACGAGCCGCTGCTGTCGCTCGACCTGGCGCACCAGCGCGCGATCAGCGAGCTGATCGATTCCCGCCGGCGGTCGGCGGGGACGGCGGTGCTGTTCGTGACGCACGAGATCAACCCGGTGCTGCCGTTCGTCGACCGCGTCCTCTACCTGGTCAACGGCCAGTTCCGGATCGGCAAGCCGGACGAGGTCATGACGACCGAGACGCTGTCGCAGCTGTACGGCACCCGCGTCGAGGTGCTCAAGGTCGGCGGCCAGATCCACATCGCGGGCGCGCAGAGCTCGCTGTGCGAGGGGGAGCCGCACCACCACGAACACGACGTCGAAGAGCAAGTGGGCTGA
- a CDS encoding zinc ABC transporter substrate-binding protein yields the protein MSSRRTRSVLAAASALSVFALAACSGGGTSSDGGGAQAGSDGKIKIVASTDVWGSVVSAVGGENVEVKSIIHDPSADPHSYETTADDALAAKGAQLLLSNGGGYDEFFGKLTEQAGSAKKLVAYDIAATGDENEHVWYDLPGVDKVADQLAAQLGELKPAAKQQFADNATAFKAKLDTLEKRLEELGTAHPGTKVVVTEPVAHYLLASAKITDATPKAFSDAVENDTDVPADAVSAYKQLIATKQVKALVNNEQTVTPLTQDVVKQAKEAGIGVVGVTETLPAGVTDYIGWMTGEVDELAGALK from the coding sequence ATGAGTTCTCGTCGCACCAGGAGCGTGCTCGCCGCCGCTTCGGCCCTGTCCGTGTTCGCCTTGGCCGCGTGCTCCGGCGGCGGCACGTCCTCCGACGGCGGCGGCGCGCAGGCGGGCAGCGACGGCAAGATCAAGATCGTCGCGTCGACCGACGTCTGGGGCAGCGTGGTCAGCGCCGTCGGCGGCGAAAACGTCGAGGTCAAGTCGATCATCCACGACCCGTCGGCCGACCCGCACTCGTACGAGACGACGGCGGACGACGCCCTCGCGGCGAAGGGCGCGCAGCTGCTGCTGTCCAACGGCGGCGGGTACGACGAGTTCTTCGGCAAGCTCACCGAGCAGGCGGGGAGCGCGAAGAAGCTCGTCGCCTACGACATCGCCGCGACCGGCGACGAGAACGAGCACGTCTGGTACGACCTGCCGGGCGTCGACAAGGTCGCCGACCAGCTCGCCGCGCAGCTGGGCGAGCTCAAGCCGGCGGCCAAGCAGCAGTTCGCCGACAACGCGACCGCGTTCAAGGCGAAGCTCGACACGCTCGAGAAGCGGCTCGAAGAGCTCGGGACCGCCCATCCGGGTACGAAGGTCGTCGTCACCGAGCCGGTCGCGCACTACCTGCTGGCGAGCGCGAAGATCACCGACGCGACACCCAAGGCCTTCTCGGACGCGGTGGAGAACGACACCGACGTCCCGGCCGACGCCGTCAGCGCCTACAAGCAGCTGATCGCGACGAAGCAGGTGAAGGCGCTGGTCAACAACGAGCAGACCGTGACGCCGCTGACCCAGGACGTCGTCAAGCAGGCGAAGGAAGCGGGGATCGGCGTGGTCGGCGTGACCGAGACGCTGCCCGCGGGTGTGACGGACTACATTGGCTGGATGACCGGGGAAGTCGACGAGCTGGCTGGGGCGTTGAAGTAG
- a CDS encoding LacI family DNA-binding transcriptional regulator, whose amino-acid sequence MGRPIRTRRQATLASLAAELGVSRTTVSNAYNRPDQLSPELRRRVLETARRLGYPGPDPVARSLRTRKAGAVGLLLTENLSYAFRDPAAVGVLEGLALACEDAGVGLHLVPASPGREDVAAVHRAGVDGFVVYSVPDDDPHLAAVLERPVPTVIIDQPSIEGIDRVGPDDAAAVGKIAEHLVTLGHRQVGVICMRLARERNDDFVSATRQSGAHFHVQRTRLEALAVAFSAAGVDWAGVPVVERFDHTVDDGASAARQLLDAYPQITAVICTSDILALGAMAEAERRGLRVPQDLTVTGFDGIAEAERIGLTTVHQPVLEKGKVAGRLLLSSGERSAPKTITLPTELRVGRTSAPPRTVEEPWFGG is encoded by the coding sequence ATGGGACGTCCTATTCGCACCCGGAGGCAGGCGACACTGGCGTCGCTCGCGGCGGAGCTCGGTGTGTCCAGGACCACGGTGTCCAACGCCTACAACCGGCCGGACCAGCTGTCCCCGGAACTGCGCCGCCGCGTCCTCGAGACCGCGCGGCGCCTCGGCTACCCCGGCCCCGACCCGGTCGCCCGCTCCCTGCGCACGCGCAAGGCGGGCGCGGTAGGGCTCCTGCTCACCGAAAACCTCTCCTACGCCTTCCGCGACCCCGCCGCCGTCGGTGTCCTCGAAGGACTGGCGCTGGCCTGCGAAGACGCCGGTGTCGGCCTGCACCTGGTGCCGGCCAGCCCGGGCCGCGAGGACGTCGCCGCGGTGCACCGCGCGGGCGTCGACGGCTTCGTCGTCTACTCCGTGCCGGACGACGACCCGCACCTGGCCGCGGTGCTCGAGCGGCCGGTGCCGACGGTGATCATCGACCAGCCGAGCATCGAGGGCATCGACCGCGTCGGCCCGGACGACGCCGCCGCCGTCGGCAAGATCGCCGAGCACCTGGTGACGCTGGGGCACCGGCAGGTCGGCGTGATCTGCATGCGGCTGGCCCGCGAGCGCAACGACGACTTCGTCTCCGCGACCCGGCAGAGCGGCGCGCACTTCCACGTCCAGCGCACCCGGCTGGAGGCGCTGGCCGTCGCGTTCTCGGCGGCGGGCGTCGACTGGGCGGGCGTCCCGGTGGTCGAGCGCTTCGACCACACGGTGGACGACGGCGCGTCCGCGGCGCGCCAGCTGCTGGACGCCTACCCGCAGATCACCGCGGTGATCTGCACCTCGGACATCCTCGCGCTCGGCGCCATGGCCGAGGCCGAGCGGCGCGGGCTGCGGGTGCCGCAGGACCTCACGGTCACCGGCTTCGACGGCATCGCCGAAGCCGAGCGCATCGGGCTCACCACGGTCCACCAGCCCGTCCTGGAGAAGGGCAAGGTGGCCGGGCGGCTGCTGCTCAGCTCGGGCGAGCGGAGCGCACCCAAGACGATCACCCTGCCGACCGAGCTGCGCGTCGGGCGCACGTCGGCGCCGCCGCGGACGGTCGAGGAGCCGTGGTTCGGCGGCTGA
- a CDS encoding carbonic anhydrase, translating into MTSIDVLLKRNQELGEVTPGDRSSPKPSLQVAVLTCMDARIRVFELFGLLQGESHVLRNAGGVVTDDMIRSLALSQRKLGTREVLIVQHTECGLSMVTEDDFKDELESDTGLRPTWSVEAFRNVENSVRTSVERVRRSAYLPHTENVRGFVYDVKTGKLTEVQ; encoded by the coding sequence ATGACCTCGATCGACGTACTGCTCAAGCGCAACCAGGAACTCGGCGAGGTGACGCCCGGTGACCGGTCGTCCCCGAAGCCGTCACTCCAGGTGGCCGTCCTGACCTGCATGGACGCCCGGATCCGGGTGTTCGAGCTGTTCGGCCTCCTGCAGGGCGAGTCGCACGTCCTCCGCAACGCGGGCGGTGTGGTGACCGACGACATGATCCGTTCACTGGCGCTTTCGCAGCGCAAGCTGGGGACGCGCGAGGTGCTGATCGTCCAGCACACCGAGTGCGGCCTCTCGATGGTGACCGAGGACGACTTCAAGGACGAGCTCGAGAGCGACACGGGCCTGCGGCCGACGTGGTCGGTCGAGGCGTTCCGCAACGTCGAGAACAGCGTCCGGACGTCGGTGGAGCGGGTGCGGCGCAGTGCCTACCTGCCGCACACCGAGAACGTGCGCGGCTTCGTCTACGACGTGAAGACCGGGAAGCTCACCGAGGTCCAGTAG